The following proteins are encoded in a genomic region of Gammaproteobacteria bacterium:
- the rlmD gene encoding 23S rRNA (uracil(1939)-C(5))-methyltransferase RlmD, giving the protein MSRRRQRKLIEQPITLKIEDLSHDGRGITRVNGKVMFVNGALPGEEVVVKHTGGNKNFEEGITTEVITPSADRIEPECQFYHLCNGCSMMHLHPDKQIEFKQNTLKQNLLKMAKIQPQNWMSPLTDSSWHYRRRARLSVRWVIAKDKVLVGFREKNGRYVAEMDECKILQKPLDQLLQPIAEMIEKLDIKQHIAQVEASIADNDVALIFRHLKPIGIKDRSVFLNFSSNHKVRVFLQSKGPKTIIELTDNPEKSEPLFFEIPEYKIKMEFLPSDFIQVNKRMNEKMIAQALSLLEISENDVILDLFCGLGNFTLPLATKVKQVVGVEGEKSLVERAEHNSKINNLQNIEFHVADLRLNHESSDWFQKEYTKVLIDPPRSGAFEILPLIARTKADTLLYVSCHPASLARDTDYLVNELGFKLISAGVMDMFPHTSHVESMALFKR; this is encoded by the coding sequence ATGTCCAGAAGACGCCAAAGAAAACTCATCGAACAACCTATAACACTAAAAATCGAAGATCTCAGCCATGACGGACGTGGCATTACTCGCGTGAATGGCAAGGTAATGTTTGTCAATGGTGCTTTGCCGGGTGAAGAAGTCGTCGTCAAACATACCGGTGGCAATAAAAATTTTGAAGAAGGAATCACAACAGAAGTTATTACTCCATCGGCCGATCGAATCGAGCCGGAATGTCAGTTCTATCACCTCTGCAATGGATGTAGTATGATGCACTTGCATCCGGACAAACAGATTGAGTTTAAACAAAACACCCTCAAACAAAATCTGTTAAAAATGGCAAAGATTCAACCACAAAACTGGATGTCGCCATTAACCGACTCCTCATGGCATTATCGCCGTCGTGCTCGTTTATCGGTGCGTTGGGTGATTGCCAAAGATAAGGTTTTAGTTGGCTTTAGAGAGAAAAACGGACGTTATGTTGCGGAAATGGATGAATGCAAAATTCTGCAAAAACCATTAGATCAATTGCTGCAACCCATCGCTGAAATGATTGAAAAGCTGGATATCAAACAGCATATCGCACAAGTTGAAGCATCTATTGCCGACAATGATGTAGCTTTGATTTTTCGCCACCTCAAACCAATTGGAATCAAAGACAGAAGTGTCTTTTTGAATTTTTCCAGCAACCACAAAGTCAGGGTTTTCCTGCAATCCAAAGGTCCAAAAACCATCATCGAATTAACCGACAATCCGGAAAAGTCCGAACCATTATTTTTTGAAATTCCTGAATACAAAATAAAGATGGAATTCTTGCCAAGCGACTTCATTCAGGTTAACAAAAGAATGAACGAAAAAATGATTGCGCAGGCATTATCATTATTGGAAATCTCTGAAAACGATGTGATTCTGGATTTATTCTGCGGTTTAGGCAACTTTACATTGCCGTTGGCAACAAAGGTGAAACAAGTGGTTGGTGTTGAAGGTGAAAAGTCTTTGGTTGAAAGAGCTGAGCACAACTCAAAAATTAACAATTTGCAAAATATCGAATTTCACGTTGCTGATTTGCGTTTAAATCATGAAAGTTCTGACTGGTTTCAAAAAGAATACACCAAAGTTCTGATTGACCCGCCTCGCAGTGGAGCCTTTGAAATACTGCCATTAATTGCACGAACCAAAGCAGACACATTGCTTTATGTTTCCTGCCATCCCGCAAGTCTGGCAAGAGACACGGATTATCTGGTGAATGAACTTGGTTTTAAACTCATCAGTGCCGGCGTGATGGA
- a CDS encoding DUF1318 domain-containing protein — MKKLKIPVLSSILLFMTACVTINVYFPAAEAEDAAEKIINKIIGDENSEETQGNNPQSHRFDLNPLNWIISSAHAEVNINISSPAIVEITDRMKQRFDESLQAYLDTAIIGFTNEGFIDILATDSLGLKDRQQLKKLVADENRDRKALYRELAVANGHADWEEEITNVFIRLWKEKAHSGWKYQDAEGVWQTK; from the coding sequence ATGAAAAAGCTAAAAATCCCTGTTTTATCATCAATTTTGTTATTCATGACGGCTTGCGTCACGATTAATGTTTATTTCCCCGCCGCTGAAGCTGAAGATGCTGCTGAAAAAATCATCAATAAAATTATTGGTGATGAGAATTCTGAAGAGACACAAGGAAATAACCCGCAAAGCCATCGTTTTGATTTAAATCCTTTAAACTGGATTATTTCGTCCGCTCACGCCGAAGTGAACATCAATATTTCATCACCTGCAATTGTAGAAATCACTGATCGCATGAAGCAACGATTTGATGAAAGTCTGCAAGCTTACTTAGATACTGCAATAATCGGTTTCACCAATGAAGGATTTATTGATATTTTAGCAACTGACAGCCTTGGTTTGAAAGACAGACAACAACTGAAAAAACTGGTTGCTGATGAAAATCGTGATCGCAAAGCACTTTATCGTGAACTGGCAGTTGCCAATGGTCATGCGGATTGGGAAGAAGAAATCACCAATGTTTTCATCAGACTTTGGAAAGAAAAAGCACACAGCGGTTGGAAATATCAGGATGCTGAAGGTGTTTGGCAAACGAAATAG
- a CDS encoding nuclear transport factor 2 family protein codes for MKLLKIISLQLFLYSQFGVAQETAYTEQEQEVLKAQSDRISAMIIADVETLNLLLAEDLSYAHTTGWTETKSGYLETVKSGKIDYQKFVPGDIKVRFYGETAVLTGKVDVNLGRTDFTIRFLEVQRKVNGIWKLAAWQSVLSKVD; via the coding sequence ATGAAACTATTAAAAATAATAAGTCTCCAGCTTTTTCTGTATTCGCAGTTTGGAGTCGCTCAAGAGACTGCCTACACTGAGCAGGAGCAGGAAGTTCTTAAGGCTCAATCTGACAGAATTTCCGCAATGATTATTGCAGATGTGGAAACATTGAATCTTCTGCTCGCAGAAGATCTCTCGTATGCGCACACAACCGGCTGGACTGAAACAAAGTCCGGGTATCTTGAAACTGTAAAATCCGGAAAAATTGATTATCAAAAGTTTGTTCCAGGAGATATAAAAGTGAGGTTCTATGGAGAAACAGCTGTGTTAACCGGAAAAGTCGATGTCAATTTAGGGAGAACAGACTTTACTATCAGGTTTTTGGAAGTTCAACGAAAGGTGAACGGAATATGGAAGTTAGCCGCCTGGCAATCAGTTTTGAGTAAAGTGGATTAA
- a CDS encoding tetratricopeptide repeat protein, with product MKFKLLDAVFKINGDQLEVNNQPYECKKNTLDTLLIFLQSDGEVISKDDILSQVWKDVIVSDASVFKQVQLVREIFVDSGIPRDVIENVYGRGYKIKYTIETTDDINTTHHSSSQFKKTKSGKKWFVAIIALLVLAVTAFFYIKPQDKQDFFNEAKKESLNKMLRSDWEGGLKHFQELLKNDTDKYSKRDLAFLYNKIGLSQYHLQNFKESNENYLKALKLYQETNRPEWVGQIHLNLATNYGYLTDEPDFIEKEKSHIFSAIEILKEANDTIKLIDAKMVLAAFYKKHSSIKESMDLYEEIINDAKDARDNVGEMIAINNLAATYVIVNDYDKAIELGQQGLQMALATGTGRYIANSYSFLSDLYQNQYQSEKALEMIQQAIKHQLANNEFSYLSPKIFTLGFVLVQTFQFEKANVLLDTLLNYLEVMKNTKTQSVAYLYKGMNAARQGDWKNAEDFFKQSRTIAQKGNFIYKQPLNLAYLSLSLYFNQNYIQAIEPATEVVNNEESDEQSKAIAALSLAYTYFLMERQELADKWFSQAQNELNPKWLFEYKLFLQLKLERQHQSNSVLIPQTEQEIADLDLQIQNLSQIIKVDEEIYQNLLKQIAKKMTSEEK from the coding sequence ATGAAATTTAAGTTACTTGATGCGGTTTTTAAAATCAATGGCGATCAGCTGGAGGTAAACAACCAACCGTATGAGTGTAAAAAGAATACATTAGATACTCTATTGATATTCTTGCAGAGTGACGGAGAAGTTATCAGCAAGGATGATATATTGAGTCAAGTTTGGAAAGATGTGATTGTCAGTGATGCTTCGGTTTTTAAACAGGTTCAATTGGTTAGGGAGATTTTTGTTGATTCAGGGATTCCGCGAGATGTGATTGAAAATGTTTATGGACGTGGTTATAAAATCAAATACACTATTGAAACAACTGATGATATCAACACAACTCATCATAGCTCTTCGCAGTTCAAAAAAACAAAATCAGGAAAGAAATGGTTCGTTGCTATAATAGCATTATTAGTGTTGGCAGTGACCGCCTTTTTTTATATCAAACCGCAGGATAAGCAGGATTTTTTTAACGAAGCAAAGAAAGAATCGCTCAATAAAATGCTAAGAAGTGATTGGGAAGGCGGGCTAAAACATTTTCAGGAATTACTGAAAAATGATACCGATAAGTATTCAAAAAGAGACTTGGCTTTTTTGTATAATAAAATTGGATTAAGTCAATATCACTTGCAAAACTTCAAAGAAAGTAACGAAAATTATCTGAAAGCACTAAAGTTGTATCAAGAAACCAATCGTCCTGAATGGGTTGGACAGATTCATTTGAATCTAGCGACCAATTACGGTTATTTAACCGACGAGCCGGATTTCATTGAGAAAGAGAAATCACATATTTTCTCAGCAATCGAAATTCTTAAAGAGGCCAATGACACAATTAAATTAATAGATGCCAAGATGGTATTGGCAGCATTTTATAAAAAGCATTCAAGCATTAAAGAGTCGATGGATTTGTATGAAGAAATTATCAATGATGCCAAAGATGCCCGAGATAATGTCGGTGAAATGATTGCTATCAATAATCTGGCGGCGACGTATGTGATTGTCAATGATTATGACAAGGCCATTGAGCTGGGACAACAAGGTTTGCAAATGGCTTTAGCAACAGGAACGGGTCGGTATATAGCGAATTCATATAGTTTTTTGAGTGATTTGTACCAAAATCAATATCAAAGTGAAAAAGCACTGGAAATGATTCAACAAGCAATCAAGCATCAACTGGCAAATAATGAATTTTCCTATCTCAGCCCAAAAATTTTCACCTTGGGATTTGTGTTGGTTCAAACTTTTCAGTTTGAAAAGGCAAATGTGCTTTTGGACACTTTATTGAACTATCTGGAGGTCATGAAAAACACAAAAACACAAAGTGTAGCCTATTTGTATAAGGGCATGAATGCAGCTCGCCAAGGTGATTGGAAAAATGCAGAAGATTTTTTCAAACAATCAAGAACCATTGCTCAAAAAGGCAATTTTATTTATAAACAACCACTGAATTTAGCATACTTATCTCTGTCTCTCTATTTCAATCAAAACTACATCCAAGCCATAGAACCGGCAACCGAAGTTGTCAATAATGAAGAAAGCGATGAACAGTCCAAAGCGATTGCGGCACTATCTCTGGCATACACCTATTTTCTGATGGAAAGGCAAGAACTTGCCGATAAATGGTTTTCACAGGCTCAAAACGAACTCAACCCTAAATGGTTGTTTGAGTATAAATTATTTCTACAATTAAAACTCGAACGTCAGCATCAAAGCAATTCGGTATTAATCCCTCAAACCGAACAGGAAATTGCTGACTTGGATTTGCAGATACAGAATTTGTCTCAAATCATCAAAGTTGATGAGGAGATTTATCAGAATTTGTTAAAACAGATTGCGAAAAAGATGACATCAGAGGAAAAATAA
- the queG gene encoding tRNA epoxyqueuosine(34) reductase QueG → MGLYSDLLEKIKDWASELGFSQVGISDVDLSEAEGHLKNWIAKGFHADMDFMHKHGSKRTNPQELVEGTVRVVSLRFDYFYKSLVPYEEVLKQKNKAAISRYAMGKDYHKIIRKKLKFLAEKIKTEVQDMDYRVFTDSAPVMEKAIAEKAGLGWIGKHSNLINSQAGSYFFLGEIYTNIPLPVSEKATFHCGTCTKCIDACPTKAIVAPFQVDSRRCISYLTIENKGEIPEEFHEAMGNRIYGCDDCQMVCPWNKFTCESQTLDFMPRHQFDEPDIEDLLSWDEKTFLKNTEGSPIRRIGFESWQRNLRIAKKNSEL, encoded by the coding sequence ATGGGACTCTATAGCGATTTATTGGAGAAGATAAAGGACTGGGCAAGTGAGCTAGGCTTTTCCCAAGTCGGAATTTCTGACGTTGATTTATCGGAAGCGGAAGGACATTTAAAAAACTGGATAGCTAAAGGCTTTCATGCGGACATGGACTTTATGCACAAACATGGAAGCAAAAGAACCAATCCACAAGAGTTGGTCGAGGGAACAGTTCGAGTTGTTTCCTTGCGGTTTGATTATTTTTACAAATCTTTAGTTCCTTATGAAGAGGTTTTAAAACAGAAAAACAAAGCTGCTATTTCTCGCTACGCCATGGGCAAAGATTATCACAAGATTATCCGAAAAAAACTAAAGTTCCTCGCTGAAAAAATCAAAACTGAAGTACAAGACATGGACTATCGGGTATTTACCGACTCCGCTCCGGTGATGGAGAAAGCCATCGCCGAAAAAGCCGGTCTAGGCTGGATTGGCAAACACAGCAACTTAATAAATTCACAAGCAGGGAGTTATTTCTTTTTGGGAGAGATTTACACAAATATTCCGTTGCCTGTCAGTGAAAAAGCCACGTTTCATTGCGGAACCTGCACCAAATGCATTGATGCTTGCCCGACAAAAGCCATCGTCGCACCTTTTCAAGTCGATTCCCGCCGCTGCATTTCTTACCTCACCATAGAAAATAAAGGAGAAATTCCGGAAGAGTTCCACGAAGCTATGGGCAACCGCATTTACGGCTGTGATGACTGCCAAATGGTTTGTCCATGGAACAAGTTCACCTGCGAATCGCAAACACTGGACTTCATGCCCCGACATCAATTTGATGAACCTGATATTGAGGATTTGTTATCATGGGATGAAAAAACATTCTTAAAAAATACCGAAGGTTCGCCGATTCGGCGAATTGGTTTTGAATCTTGGCAAAGGAATTTGAGAATAGCTAAAAAGAATTCTGAGTTATAG
- a CDS encoding serine/threonine protein kinase, whose translation MTNSELHPFEKLVPELIMDAVEEHGFECDGCVFALNSYENRVYQIGVEDSQESIIAKFYRPNRWSLEQIQEEHDFCFELAEHEIPAIMPIKNTNGESLHCYEGFYFALFAKIGGYTPELDHKDNLQIMARMLARLHNIGEKKLFKHRPKLDIQTFGRYSVEFISNEFIPFEHKSSYDSVTKQLLEVMESRLQNAHNIRVHGDLHIGNILMRDDIPFLVDFDDTRLAPAIQDIWMLLSGESHEQQNQLHKIISAYSEFRDFPHHEIKMIESLRTLRMLHHCAWLARRWDDPAFETAFPWFDENSYWLQHIQDLRNQLDALQQNNGTL comes from the coding sequence ATGACAAATTCAGAATTACACCCTTTTGAAAAACTGGTTCCTGAGCTCATAATGGATGCAGTTGAAGAGCACGGCTTTGAGTGCGATGGTTGCGTTTTCGCTTTAAACAGTTATGAAAACCGTGTTTATCAAATTGGTGTGGAAGATTCGCAAGAATCAATTATCGCTAAATTCTACAGACCAAATCGCTGGAGTTTGGAACAAATTCAGGAAGAACATGATTTCTGTTTTGAACTGGCAGAACATGAAATTCCCGCCATTATGCCGATAAAAAACACAAATGGTGAAAGTCTTCATTGTTATGAAGGGTTTTATTTTGCCCTTTTTGCAAAAATAGGTGGATATACTCCTGAATTAGATCACAAAGATAACTTGCAAATTATGGCGAGAATGCTGGCAAGATTGCATAACATTGGCGAGAAGAAACTCTTTAAACATCGACCCAAACTCGACATTCAGACTTTTGGTAGATATTCAGTTGAATTTATCAGCAACGAGTTTATTCCATTTGAGCATAAATCATCCTACGACTCTGTAACCAAACAACTCTTGGAAGTCATGGAGTCCAGACTGCAAAACGCTCATAATATTCGAGTTCACGGCGACTTGCATATCGGCAATATTTTGATGCGGGATGATATTCCTTTTCTGGTTGACTTTGATGACACTCGTCTGGCTCCTGCAATACAGGATATTTGGATGTTGTTATCCGGAGAATCCCATGAACAACAAAATCAACTGCATAAAATCATTAGTGCTTATAGCGAATTCCGAGATTTTCCACATCACGAAATCAAAATGATTGAATCCCTTCGCACCCTCAGAATGCTACACCATTGTGCATGGCTCGCCAGAAGATGGGACGACCCGGCTTTTGAAACTGCTTTTCCATGGTTTGATGAAAACAGTTACTGGCTTCAACACATTCAGGACTTGAGAAATCAATTAGATGCTCTACAGCAAAACAATGGGACTCTATAG
- a CDS encoding tellurium resistance protein TerC: MELLTIENLLTLVMLIMLQAVLGFDNLLYISLESQRVEKPRQASLRRLGIGLAVILRLILLFALMKLVAYFQDPFAHLSWLGVVEGTFNVHSTIVLFGGVFIMYTAMKEIWHMLSLEDEMHEEKKPQSFNKVLTMIVVMNLIFSFDSILSAMALTDSYIIMATAILISAALMIWLADRVAEFLQKNRMYEVLGLFVLFIVGIMLITEGGHLAHLKFFNQAIVPMSKTTFYFVLGILVIVEIVQSRYARKLSKLKIQEKQD, encoded by the coding sequence ATGGAATTATTGACGATTGAAAATCTTTTGACTTTAGTGATGCTGATTATGCTTCAGGCCGTTTTGGGTTTTGATAATTTGCTTTATATCTCACTGGAATCTCAAAGAGTGGAAAAGCCGAGGCAGGCTTCATTGCGTCGTTTGGGAATTGGTTTGGCGGTGATTTTACGTTTGATTCTTCTATTCGCTTTGATGAAGTTAGTCGCATATTTTCAAGATCCATTTGCGCATCTCAGTTGGCTTGGTGTGGTTGAAGGAACTTTTAATGTTCACAGCACGATTGTTTTATTCGGTGGTGTCTTTATTATGTACACGGCAATGAAAGAAATCTGGCACATGCTTTCTTTAGAAGATGAAATGCACGAAGAAAAAAAGCCACAGTCATTCAATAAAGTATTGACGATGATTGTGGTGATGAATCTGATATTTTCATTCGATTCCATATTGTCGGCAATGGCATTAACAGATAGTTATATCATAATGGCAACAGCGATTCTTATCAGTGCCGCTTTGATGATTTGGCTGGCAGACAGAGTGGCTGAGTTTTTGCAGAAAAACAGAATGTACGAAGTATTAGGACTTTTTGTGTTGTTTATTGTGGGAATCATGCTGATTACTGAAGGTGGTCATTTGGCTCATTTGAAATTCTTTAATCAAGCGATTGTACCAATGAGTAAAACAACATTCTATTTCGTATTGGGAATATTAGTCATTGTGGAAATTGTCCAAAGTCGTTATGCCAGAAAATTATCAAAATTGAAAATTCAGGAAAAACAGGATTAA
- a CDS encoding NAD-dependent epimerase/dehydratase family protein, translating to MTAIISKTAFVTGATGFLGTHLCNQLQEQGWQVFALCRNPQKATELNKEITLIKGDILDVDSFSNNLPEHLTAVFHTAASTNTWFKNNDMQTKTNIEGTKNILKLAQEKSVEKYIHISSVVVFGIHKTLTNITENLSKSGADSWINYVKTKTAAENYVLSQNKLNSVIINPTHIIGPGDTHNWARLIQMIAKNKLPSIPNGAGSFVDVRDVAAGIIQSFHHGKPGENYLLGGTDMNFKQFVHTVADKLEVKPTKVQLPNFLLKALAHIKNSISRINNKEPNITPESVALISDLYGCDARKARKELHYQTRSIDETLTDTLDFLTKEKLI from the coding sequence ATGACAGCTATAATCTCAAAAACAGCATTCGTCACAGGTGCCACCGGATTTCTGGGAACTCATCTATGCAATCAATTACAAGAACAAGGCTGGCAAGTCTTTGCTCTTTGCAGAAATCCACAGAAAGCAACCGAACTTAACAAAGAAATCACTCTGATTAAAGGCGATATTCTGGATGTTGATAGTTTCTCAAATAACCTTCCGGAACATTTAACGGCTGTTTTTCATACCGCTGCCAGTACCAATACCTGGTTTAAAAACAATGACATGCAGACAAAAACGAATATTGAGGGAACAAAAAATATTTTAAAACTGGCTCAGGAAAAGAGTGTCGAAAAATACATTCACATCTCTTCGGTTGTGGTTTTTGGAATCCATAAAACTCTGACAAATATCACTGAGAATCTGTCAAAATCAGGTGCTGACAGTTGGATTAACTACGTTAAAACCAAAACTGCTGCGGAAAATTATGTACTGTCTCAGAACAAACTAAACTCTGTTATTATCAATCCGACACATATCATCGGACCCGGCGATACACACAATTGGGCGAGATTGATTCAAATGATTGCAAAAAACAAGCTACCCAGTATTCCCAATGGAGCCGGTTCTTTTGTTGATGTCAGAGATGTTGCTGCAGGAATCATTCAGTCTTTTCATCATGGTAAACCAGGTGAGAATTATTTACTGGGTGGAACGGACATGAACTTCAAACAATTTGTTCATACAGTTGCAGATAAACTGGAGGTCAAACCAACAAAAGTTCAGTTGCCCAACTTCCTGTTGAAAGCTCTGGCTCATATTAAAAACAGCATTTCCCGCATCAACAACAAAGAACCCAACATCACGCCCGAATCGGTTGCATTAATTTCAGATTTGTACGGATGTGATGCCAGAAAAGCCCGAAAAGAGCTCCATTATCAAACCAGAAGCATCGACGAAACACTCACCGATACTCTGGATTTTTTAACTAAAGAAAAGTTGATTTAA
- a CDS encoding MATE family efflux transporter, giving the protein MQEQSIKHHIKQTIKLSTPLVISQITVMLIGVVDTVMSGRLGTIPLAAVSIGGAIWAIGIMFVFGILMATPPMVSELDGAGKRKEVGPLVRQLLWLALFIGIIFFIVLRNLTPLFKLFGTRQEVIPDAINYLYAISWGILVFPFFLVFRYVADGLSHTRITMYISFLGLFLNIPFNYILMFGKFGFPALGVQGCGYASALVILIQTVAFGLVMLKHRWFRDLEVFSHFEKVDKQVIFKVLSIGVPIGIALFAEGGFFSAVTMIASSLSPDVIAAHQISLNFASFMFMIPLGMSMAITVRVGNAVGRKSAIETRRAGMIGIGMIFIVQIITAMTIFLFKGSIVELYTGAESVQVVAVQLLLFAAAFQISDGVQVAGAGALRGIQDTTFLMYATTIAYWGFGLACSWWFCFEQNMGAEGLWLGLILGLTVAAILNFGRFYFKTKIDES; this is encoded by the coding sequence ATGCAAGAACAATCAATAAAACATCATATAAAACAAACGATTAAATTATCCACTCCTTTGGTGATTAGTCAAATTACTGTCATGCTGATTGGAGTGGTTGATACCGTCATGTCCGGTCGTCTGGGAACAATTCCGTTGGCGGCAGTTTCCATTGGAGGTGCTATTTGGGCGATTGGAATAATGTTTGTTTTTGGAATTTTGATGGCAACCCCGCCGATGGTTTCAGAATTGGATGGTGCCGGAAAACGAAAAGAAGTTGGTCCATTGGTACGTCAATTGTTATGGTTGGCACTGTTTATAGGAATCATTTTCTTTATTGTTTTAAGGAATTTAACGCCATTATTCAAACTTTTTGGCACCAGACAGGAAGTTATACCTGATGCCATCAACTATTTGTATGCAATATCTTGGGGTATTTTAGTTTTTCCGTTTTTCCTGGTGTTCAGATATGTCGCCGATGGTTTATCTCACACTCGTATTACGATGTATATTAGCTTTTTGGGTTTGTTTTTGAATATTCCGTTCAACTACATTTTAATGTTTGGTAAATTTGGTTTTCCTGCACTTGGAGTTCAAGGTTGCGGATATGCTTCTGCATTGGTCATTCTGATTCAAACTGTTGCTTTTGGCTTGGTTATGTTGAAACACCGATGGTTTCGTGATTTGGAAGTCTTTTCGCACTTTGAAAAAGTGGATAAACAAGTAATTTTTAAGGTTCTGTCGATTGGAGTTCCAATTGGAATTGCGCTTTTTGCTGAAGGTGGTTTTTTTTCCGCTGTGACAATGATAGCATCCAGTCTTTCACCGGACGTGATAGCAGCTCATCAAATCTCACTTAATTTTGCCTCGTTCATGTTTATGATTCCTCTAGGGATGTCAATGGCGATTACTGTTCGGGTTGGGAATGCTGTCGGCAGAAAGTCAGCGATCGAAACAAGAAGAGCCGGTATGATTGGAATTGGTATGATTTTTATCGTTCAGATCATTACAGCGATGACGATTTTTTTGTTTAAAGGGTCGATTGTAGAACTTTATACAGGAGCAGAATCGGTTCAGGTTGTCGCAGTGCAATTATTGCTTTTCGCGGCGGCATTTCAGATTTCTGATGGAGTGCAAGTTGCCGGAGCCGGAGCATTGCGCGGAATTCAAGACACAACATTTTTGATGTATGCAACAACAATTGCTTACTGGGGATTTGGGTTGGCCTGTTCATGGTGGTTTTGTTTTGAACAAAACATGGGCGCTGAAGGTCTTTGGTTGGGTCTGATTTTAGGATTGACTGTTGCTGCGATTTTAAATTTTGGGCGTTTCTATTTCAAAACAAAAATAGATGAAAGTTAG
- a CDS encoding type II toxin-antitoxin system HigB family toxin, with product MRIIALSTLKYFWENAPEYLDAKKQTLAWYRFVKKADWSVPADVKADFGNASILKDSRVVFNIAGNKYRLVVKINYPYGVVYIRFIGTHAQYDAIDVQSI from the coding sequence ATGAGAATAATTGCACTATCCACACTTAAGTATTTTTGGGAAAATGCTCCTGAATATTTGGATGCCAAGAAACAGACATTAGCTTGGTATAGATTTGTAAAAAAAGCTGACTGGTCGGTACCGGCTGATGTTAAAGCTGACTTTGGCAATGCCAGTATTCTTAAAGATAGCAGGGTGGTATTCAATATTGCCGGCAACAAATATCGTTTAGTAGTGAAGATTAATTACCCCTATGGTGTGGTATATATTCGTTTCATTGGTACACACGCTCAATATGATGCAATAGACGTACAAAGTATTTAG
- a CDS encoding transcriptional regulator: MNIKPIKNESDYRETLKEIDKLMMAEKDTPDGDMLDILVTLVEAYEAQNYSLELPDPIEAIRFEMERQNLSVKDLVPMIGKSNRVYEILNKKRSLTLPMIRNLHNSLGIPAESLISATK, from the coding sequence ATGAATATTAAACCAATAAAAAATGAAAGTGATTATCGGGAAACTCTTAAAGAGATTGACAAATTAATGATGGCAGAAAAGGATACGCCAGATGGTGATATGCTAGACATCCTGGTTACGTTGGTTGAGGCTTATGAAGCACAGAATTACAGTCTTGAGTTGCCTGATCCAATTGAAGCTATCCGATTTGAAATGGAGCGACAAAATTTAAGTGTTAAAGACCTCGTTCCTATGATTGGAAAATCAAACAGAGTGTATGAAATACTGAATAAGAAAAGATCTCTTACGCTCCCCATGATTCGCAATCTTCACAATAGTTTAGGAATACCGGCTGAGTCTTTGATTAGTGCAACTAAATAA